A DNA window from Oncorhynchus tshawytscha isolate Ot180627B linkage group LG13, Otsh_v2.0, whole genome shotgun sequence contains the following coding sequences:
- the zgc:162872 gene encoding BAR_ACAPs and ArfGap_ACAP domain-containing protein isoform X1, whose protein sequence is MDSFLDYEECIQDSPAFRLTLDKCQTDVAELQSQVEKVMKLCGKMVESGQAYNTANQHFLAGLAEFSTYHKRDSVIMNCMSQFIQGLQEMINFHTVLFDQTQRAINQQLSNLLTQFIPQLGETRKEFVRIGEDLETAAVKNAQVYRHKVTDAERASHLLLATRKCHQHFALDYCLQLNNFKAQQKLDILNSVFSYFHAQYTFFHQGFDLLRDLEPTMKSMAAQLAQLSTECTAKRKDLENTHLLVQQRDASGEPILSSCPDGGETIQGYLFKRSRRKNKTWKRCWFSIKDNQLVYTKSHKEEPVSLFDDLRLCAVKSLDSIDRRFSFELVSVKKCCALQADSEELKQAWISAVQGSIDMAYRERVESQQPQPKESPLPLQSPSDPQPGQPPQRPAALVVALQSPGNHRCCDCSEEEPRWASVNLGITMCIECSGIHRSLGVHLSKVRSLTLDSWDPEQLKLLCGLGNDVINGIYESRCAAEGRVKPSAGSPRPEKETWIKEKYVEKRFVKDASSPETQIGRENAGRQLYQAAFQGDLVTMASALAQGAEVNWSHAEEEGRTALIGSTFGGSLSACEFLLQNGANVNYRDQRGQGALHTAATWGHTGQVCLLLKKGANQYAVDERGQDPLAIAIETAHADIVTLLRMARMNEEMRDSEGFFGSMGDDETFQDIFRDFSDMASHDPERLTRRQFSRSGEAEGQDKRMVNDQHKAEKEEEDT, encoded by the exons ATGGATTCATTCTTGGACTATGAAGAATGCATCCAGGACTCACCTGCATTTAG GCTTACCCTGGATAAGTGTCAAACTGATGTTGCAGAGCTGCAGAGTCAAGTGGAAAAG GTGATGAAGCTCTGTGGCAAGATGGTTGAATCAGGGCAAGCATACAACACAGCAAATCAGCATTTCCTCGCCGGACTGGCCGAGTTCTCCACGTATCACAAACGTGACAGCGTCATCATG AACTGCATGAGTCAGTTCATTCAAGGACTACAGGAGATGATCAACTTTCATACT GTGCTGTTTGACCAGACGCAAAGAGCTATCAATCAGCAGCTGTCAAACCTTCTCACACA GTTCATACCCCAGCTAGGAGAGACTAGGAAGGAGTTTGTGCGGATTGGGGAGGATCTGGAGACGGCGGCGGTGAAAAATGCCCAGGTATACCGCCACAAAGTCACCGATGCAGAGCGCGCCAGCCATCTTCTGTTGGCCACACGCAAATGTCACCAGCACTTTGCCCTTGATTACTGCTTGCAG CTGAATAACTTCAAGGCCCAGCAGAAGCTGGACATCCTAAATTCT GTGTTCTCCTACTTCCATGCCCAGTATACCTTCTTCCACCAAGGCTTTGACTTGCTGAGAGACTTGGAGCCCACTATGAAGTCCATGGCCGCACAG CTCGCCCAGCTCTCGACTGAATGTACAGCTAAAAGAAAGGACCTGGAGAATACCCACCTACTGGTCCAGCAGAGA gaTGCCTCAGGGGAGCCCATACTAAGTTCCTGTCCTGATGGTGGGGAAACCATACAGGGCTACCTCTTCAAAAGATCTCGGAGAAAGAACAAGACATGGAAGAG ATGCTGGTTTTCCATTAAAGACAACCAATTGGTATACACAAAGTCCCATAAG GAGGAGCCTGTGTCGCTGTTTGATGACCTCAGGCTGTGTGCGGTGAAGTCTCTGGACAGCATTGACCGCCGCTTCAGTTTTGAGCTGGTTTCTGTTAAAAA ATGCTGTGCCCTCCAGGCTGACTCAGAGGAGCTGAAGCAGGCTTGGATCAGTGCCGTTCAAGGGAGCATAGACATGGCCTACCGCGAGAGAGTGGAGTCCCAGCAGCCTCAG CCCAAAGAAAGCCCTCTGCCCCTCCAGAGCCCCTCAGACCCCCAGCCAGGACAGCCTCCTCAAAGGCCTGCAGCGTTGGTTGTGGCCCTCCAAAGTCCGGGGAACCACCGCTGCTGCGACTGCAGTGAGGAGGAGCCACGCTGGGCCAGCGTCAACCTGGGTATCACCATGTGCATCGAGTGCTCCGGCATCCACAG GAGCCTCGGGGTCCATCTCTCCAAAGTGCGATCTCTCACCCTAGACTCCTGGGATCCCGAACAGCTGAAG CTGCTGTGTGGTCTGGGTAATGATGTCATCAATGGGATATATGAGTCCAGGTGTGCAGCAGAGGGCAGAGTAAAGCCTAGTGCTGGCAGCCCTCG cccagagaaagagacatggattAAAGAGAAATATGTGGAGAAAAGATTTGTGAAGGATGCCAGCTCGCCTGAAACAC AGATTGGGAGGGAGAATGCAGGGCGCCAGTTGTACCAGGCTGCTTTCCAAGGGGACCTGGTCACCATGGCATCAGCGTTGGCGCAGGGTGCAGAGGTGAACTGGAGCCACGCTGAGGAGGAGGGACGCACTGCTCTCATTGGCTCAACTTTTGGG ggctCCCTATCGGCCTGTGAGTTCCTACTGCAGAATGGAGCCAATGTAAACTACCGTGACCAGCGTGGCCAAGGTGCCCTTCACACTGCAGCCACCTGGGGCCACACAGG GCAAGTGTGTCTACTTCTAAAAAAGGGAGCCAATCAGTATGCAGTTGACGAGAGGGGGCAGGACCCACTCGCCATTGCCATAGAGACAGCACATGCCGATATTGTAACCCT ACTACGAATGGCTCGCATGAATGAAGAGATGAGAGACTCAGAGGGATTCTTTGGATCTATGG GTGACGATGAGACATTTCAAGACATCTTCCGTGACTTCAGTGATATGGCTTCTCACGATCCAGAAAGACTGACCCGTCGACAGTTCAGCAGAAGCGGAGAAGCGGAGGGACAGGACAAGAGGATGGTGAATGACCAGCACAaggcagagaaggaggaggaagacacaTAG
- the zgc:162872 gene encoding BAR_ACAPs and ArfGap_ACAP domain-containing protein isoform X2, which produces MDSFLDYEECIQDSPAFRLTLDKCQTDVAELQSQVEKVMKLCGKMVESGQAYNTANQHFLAGLAEFSTYHKRDSVIMNCMSQFIQGLQEMINFHTVLFDQTQRAINQQLSNLLTQFIPQLGETRKEFVRIGEDLETAAVKNAQLNNFKAQQKLDILNSVFSYFHAQYTFFHQGFDLLRDLEPTMKSMAAQLAQLSTECTAKRKDLENTHLLVQQRDASGEPILSSCPDGGETIQGYLFKRSRRKNKTWKRCWFSIKDNQLVYTKSHKEEPVSLFDDLRLCAVKSLDSIDRRFSFELVSVKKCCALQADSEELKQAWISAVQGSIDMAYRERVESQQPQPKESPLPLQSPSDPQPGQPPQRPAALVVALQSPGNHRCCDCSEEEPRWASVNLGITMCIECSGIHRSLGVHLSKVRSLTLDSWDPEQLKLLCGLGNDVINGIYESRCAAEGRVKPSAGSPRPEKETWIKEKYVEKRFVKDASSPETQIGRENAGRQLYQAAFQGDLVTMASALAQGAEVNWSHAEEEGRTALIGSTFGGSLSACEFLLQNGANVNYRDQRGQGALHTAATWGHTGQVCLLLKKGANQYAVDERGQDPLAIAIETAHADIVTLLRMARMNEEMRDSEGFFGSMGDDETFQDIFRDFSDMASHDPERLTRRQFSRSGEAEGQDKRMVNDQHKAEKEEEDT; this is translated from the exons ATGGATTCATTCTTGGACTATGAAGAATGCATCCAGGACTCACCTGCATTTAG GCTTACCCTGGATAAGTGTCAAACTGATGTTGCAGAGCTGCAGAGTCAAGTGGAAAAG GTGATGAAGCTCTGTGGCAAGATGGTTGAATCAGGGCAAGCATACAACACAGCAAATCAGCATTTCCTCGCCGGACTGGCCGAGTTCTCCACGTATCACAAACGTGACAGCGTCATCATG AACTGCATGAGTCAGTTCATTCAAGGACTACAGGAGATGATCAACTTTCATACT GTGCTGTTTGACCAGACGCAAAGAGCTATCAATCAGCAGCTGTCAAACCTTCTCACACA GTTCATACCCCAGCTAGGAGAGACTAGGAAGGAGTTTGTGCGGATTGGGGAGGATCTGGAGACGGCGGCGGTGAAAAATGCCCAG CTGAATAACTTCAAGGCCCAGCAGAAGCTGGACATCCTAAATTCT GTGTTCTCCTACTTCCATGCCCAGTATACCTTCTTCCACCAAGGCTTTGACTTGCTGAGAGACTTGGAGCCCACTATGAAGTCCATGGCCGCACAG CTCGCCCAGCTCTCGACTGAATGTACAGCTAAAAGAAAGGACCTGGAGAATACCCACCTACTGGTCCAGCAGAGA gaTGCCTCAGGGGAGCCCATACTAAGTTCCTGTCCTGATGGTGGGGAAACCATACAGGGCTACCTCTTCAAAAGATCTCGGAGAAAGAACAAGACATGGAAGAG ATGCTGGTTTTCCATTAAAGACAACCAATTGGTATACACAAAGTCCCATAAG GAGGAGCCTGTGTCGCTGTTTGATGACCTCAGGCTGTGTGCGGTGAAGTCTCTGGACAGCATTGACCGCCGCTTCAGTTTTGAGCTGGTTTCTGTTAAAAA ATGCTGTGCCCTCCAGGCTGACTCAGAGGAGCTGAAGCAGGCTTGGATCAGTGCCGTTCAAGGGAGCATAGACATGGCCTACCGCGAGAGAGTGGAGTCCCAGCAGCCTCAG CCCAAAGAAAGCCCTCTGCCCCTCCAGAGCCCCTCAGACCCCCAGCCAGGACAGCCTCCTCAAAGGCCTGCAGCGTTGGTTGTGGCCCTCCAAAGTCCGGGGAACCACCGCTGCTGCGACTGCAGTGAGGAGGAGCCACGCTGGGCCAGCGTCAACCTGGGTATCACCATGTGCATCGAGTGCTCCGGCATCCACAG GAGCCTCGGGGTCCATCTCTCCAAAGTGCGATCTCTCACCCTAGACTCCTGGGATCCCGAACAGCTGAAG CTGCTGTGTGGTCTGGGTAATGATGTCATCAATGGGATATATGAGTCCAGGTGTGCAGCAGAGGGCAGAGTAAAGCCTAGTGCTGGCAGCCCTCG cccagagaaagagacatggattAAAGAGAAATATGTGGAGAAAAGATTTGTGAAGGATGCCAGCTCGCCTGAAACAC AGATTGGGAGGGAGAATGCAGGGCGCCAGTTGTACCAGGCTGCTTTCCAAGGGGACCTGGTCACCATGGCATCAGCGTTGGCGCAGGGTGCAGAGGTGAACTGGAGCCACGCTGAGGAGGAGGGACGCACTGCTCTCATTGGCTCAACTTTTGGG ggctCCCTATCGGCCTGTGAGTTCCTACTGCAGAATGGAGCCAATGTAAACTACCGTGACCAGCGTGGCCAAGGTGCCCTTCACACTGCAGCCACCTGGGGCCACACAGG GCAAGTGTGTCTACTTCTAAAAAAGGGAGCCAATCAGTATGCAGTTGACGAGAGGGGGCAGGACCCACTCGCCATTGCCATAGAGACAGCACATGCCGATATTGTAACCCT ACTACGAATGGCTCGCATGAATGAAGAGATGAGAGACTCAGAGGGATTCTTTGGATCTATGG GTGACGATGAGACATTTCAAGACATCTTCCGTGACTTCAGTGATATGGCTTCTCACGATCCAGAAAGACTGACCCGTCGACAGTTCAGCAGAAGCGGAGAAGCGGAGGGACAGGACAAGAGGATGGTGAATGACCAGCACAaggcagagaaggaggaggaagacacaTAG
- the zgc:162872 gene encoding BAR_ACAPs and ArfGap_ACAP domain-containing protein isoform X3, translated as MDSFLDYEECIQDSPAFRLTLDKCQTDVAELQSQVEKVMKLCGKMVESGQAYNTANQHFLAGLAEFSTYHKRDSVIMNCMSQFIQGLQEMINFHTVLFDQTQRAINQQLSNLLTQFIPQLGETRKEFVRIGEDLETAAVKNAQVYRHKVTDAERASHLLLATRKCHQHFALDYCLQLNNFKAQQKLDILNSVFSYFHAQYTFFHQGFDLLRDLEPTMKSMAAQLAQLSTECTAKRKDLENTHLLVQQRDASGEPILSSCPDGGETIQGYLFKRSRRKNKTWKRCWFSIKDNQLVYTKSHKEEPVSLFDDLRLCAVKSLDSIDRRFSFELVSVKKCCALQADSEELKQAWISAVQGSIDMAYRERVESQQPQPKESPLPLQSPSDPQPGQPPQRPAALVVALQSPGNHRCCDCSEEEPRWASVNLGITMCIECSGIHRSLGVHLSKVRSLTLDSWDPEQLKLLCGLGNDVINGIYESRCAAEGRVKPSAGSPRPEKETWIKEKYVEKRFVKDASSPETQIGRENAGRQLYQAAFQGDLVTMASALAQGAEVNWSHAEEEGRTALIGSTFGGSLSACEFLLQNGANVNYRDQRGQGALHTAATWGHTG; from the exons ATGGATTCATTCTTGGACTATGAAGAATGCATCCAGGACTCACCTGCATTTAG GCTTACCCTGGATAAGTGTCAAACTGATGTTGCAGAGCTGCAGAGTCAAGTGGAAAAG GTGATGAAGCTCTGTGGCAAGATGGTTGAATCAGGGCAAGCATACAACACAGCAAATCAGCATTTCCTCGCCGGACTGGCCGAGTTCTCCACGTATCACAAACGTGACAGCGTCATCATG AACTGCATGAGTCAGTTCATTCAAGGACTACAGGAGATGATCAACTTTCATACT GTGCTGTTTGACCAGACGCAAAGAGCTATCAATCAGCAGCTGTCAAACCTTCTCACACA GTTCATACCCCAGCTAGGAGAGACTAGGAAGGAGTTTGTGCGGATTGGGGAGGATCTGGAGACGGCGGCGGTGAAAAATGCCCAGGTATACCGCCACAAAGTCACCGATGCAGAGCGCGCCAGCCATCTTCTGTTGGCCACACGCAAATGTCACCAGCACTTTGCCCTTGATTACTGCTTGCAG CTGAATAACTTCAAGGCCCAGCAGAAGCTGGACATCCTAAATTCT GTGTTCTCCTACTTCCATGCCCAGTATACCTTCTTCCACCAAGGCTTTGACTTGCTGAGAGACTTGGAGCCCACTATGAAGTCCATGGCCGCACAG CTCGCCCAGCTCTCGACTGAATGTACAGCTAAAAGAAAGGACCTGGAGAATACCCACCTACTGGTCCAGCAGAGA gaTGCCTCAGGGGAGCCCATACTAAGTTCCTGTCCTGATGGTGGGGAAACCATACAGGGCTACCTCTTCAAAAGATCTCGGAGAAAGAACAAGACATGGAAGAG ATGCTGGTTTTCCATTAAAGACAACCAATTGGTATACACAAAGTCCCATAAG GAGGAGCCTGTGTCGCTGTTTGATGACCTCAGGCTGTGTGCGGTGAAGTCTCTGGACAGCATTGACCGCCGCTTCAGTTTTGAGCTGGTTTCTGTTAAAAA ATGCTGTGCCCTCCAGGCTGACTCAGAGGAGCTGAAGCAGGCTTGGATCAGTGCCGTTCAAGGGAGCATAGACATGGCCTACCGCGAGAGAGTGGAGTCCCAGCAGCCTCAG CCCAAAGAAAGCCCTCTGCCCCTCCAGAGCCCCTCAGACCCCCAGCCAGGACAGCCTCCTCAAAGGCCTGCAGCGTTGGTTGTGGCCCTCCAAAGTCCGGGGAACCACCGCTGCTGCGACTGCAGTGAGGAGGAGCCACGCTGGGCCAGCGTCAACCTGGGTATCACCATGTGCATCGAGTGCTCCGGCATCCACAG GAGCCTCGGGGTCCATCTCTCCAAAGTGCGATCTCTCACCCTAGACTCCTGGGATCCCGAACAGCTGAAG CTGCTGTGTGGTCTGGGTAATGATGTCATCAATGGGATATATGAGTCCAGGTGTGCAGCAGAGGGCAGAGTAAAGCCTAGTGCTGGCAGCCCTCG cccagagaaagagacatggattAAAGAGAAATATGTGGAGAAAAGATTTGTGAAGGATGCCAGCTCGCCTGAAACAC AGATTGGGAGGGAGAATGCAGGGCGCCAGTTGTACCAGGCTGCTTTCCAAGGGGACCTGGTCACCATGGCATCAGCGTTGGCGCAGGGTGCAGAGGTGAACTGGAGCCACGCTGAGGAGGAGGGACGCACTGCTCTCATTGGCTCAACTTTTGGG ggctCCCTATCGGCCTGTGAGTTCCTACTGCAGAATGGAGCCAATGTAAACTACCGTGACCAGCGTGGCCAAGGTGCCCTTCACACTGCAGCCACCTGGGGCCACACAGGGTGA